A single Lactuca sativa cultivar Salinas chromosome 8, Lsat_Salinas_v11, whole genome shotgun sequence DNA region contains:
- the LOC111919681 gene encoding dehydration-responsive element-binding protein 2A, with translation MDILSQTSNTSSLPMDPSRKKKTRSRRDAPKKVAATIAKWKENNNITRKAPAKGSKKGCMKGKGGPENSRCQYRGVRQRTWGKWVAEIREPNRGKRLWLGTFGSAIEAALAYDEAARAMYGPSARLNLPNCQSTNDYDCSRSMSKPASSCDSTTTTCDLLQMGHDEPLTLVKEEPIEEKKDVGFCIGEGYFQMLPEDEMFDMDQLLEDLDQRDGFVPNLNPNDAATYEPNNLDMWQGSCLDFLNTGRPEDDSFAMAELGLSFDHELLN, from the coding sequence ATGGATATTCTTAGTCAAACTTCCAATACATCTTCTTTACCAATGGATCCTTCAAGAAAGAAGAAAACAAGAAGCAGGCGTGATGCACCAAAAAAGGTGGCTGCAACAATTGCCAAGTGGAAAGAAAATAACAACATTACCCGAAAAGCCCCTGCAAAAGGGTCCAAGAAAGGTTGTATGAAAGGTAAAGGAGGACCTGAAAACTCAAGGTGTCAGTATAGAGGAGTGAGGCAAAGAACATGGGGTAAATGGGTTGCAGAGATCCGTGAACCCAATAGGGGTAAACGGTTATGGCTTGGAACTTTTGGGTCGGCCATTGAAGCTGCCCTAGCTTATGATGAAGCCGCCCGAGCAATGTATGGACCTTCCGCCCGACTCAATCTACCAAATTGTCAGTCAACAAATGATTACGATTGTTCTCGGTCAATGTCTAAACCTGCTTCTAGTTGTGACTCTACCACCACTACATGTGATCTTCTGCAAATGGGACATGATGAACCGTTGACTTTGGTCAAAGAAGAACCTATTGAGGAGAAAAAAGATGTGGGATTTTGTATTGGTGAAGGTTACTTTCAAATGCTACCTGAAGATGAGATGTTTGATATGGATCAGCTTCTTGAGGATTTGGATCAAAGAGATGGTTTTGTGCCCAATTTGAACCCAAATGATGCTGCTACTTATGAACCAAACAATCTAGACATGTGGCAAGGTTCTTGTTTGGATTTCTTGAACACAGGAAGACCTGAAGATGACAGTTTTGCAATGGCAGAGTTGGGTTTGAGTTTTGATCATGAATTACTGAATTAG